A region from the Melioribacter roseus P3M-2 genome encodes:
- a CDS encoding NapC/NirT family cytochrome c, protein MKLKLPHSTQNWVSLVGATIALISFFMIVFLFTVSSIIGKDNSYLGLIIYIALPAVLVFGLILIPVGMWLKIRKEKRYGVKETKDWPTIDFNDLRTRNAFMIFSVGTAIFLLASAVGSYEAFHYTESVEFCGKVCHSVMKPEYVAYQNSPHARVACVECHVGTGASWYVRSKMSGLYQVYAVTLGAVPKPIETPIKNLRPARETCEECHWPQKFYARKLRNERHYLSDYNNSEWDITLTMKIGANLSALGLQEGIHWHINPDIKIEYKAADEKRQSIPWVKYTNKKTGKVFIYKDEDNPLSQSELDTLETRTMDCMDCHNRPSHNYRPPAFFINDAITAGDIPRDLPMIKFASMDILGEDFPTTDSAHKAITDYIYTFYKDNYPEVYANQKDKIDKALNGILKTFDKNIFPEMKVKWSVYPNNIGHLEFMGCFRCHNDRHKTDAGKLISKDCNICHSINAQGPPDNLEVAAVNSSLEFRHPGEDVGDQWKEMLCVDCHTGLNP, encoded by the coding sequence ATGAAATTAAAACTTCCTCATTCGACCCAGAATTGGGTTTCGCTTGTCGGCGCCACCATTGCTCTAATCAGTTTTTTTATGATAGTCTTTCTGTTCACCGTCAGTTCGATTATCGGGAAAGATAATTCTTACCTCGGTCTGATAATATATATAGCTTTGCCTGCAGTACTCGTATTCGGATTGATTTTGATTCCGGTCGGCATGTGGTTAAAGATACGAAAGGAAAAGCGCTACGGGGTAAAAGAAACCAAGGATTGGCCGACAATCGATTTTAACGATTTACGAACGAGAAACGCTTTTATGATTTTTTCCGTAGGCACGGCAATATTTCTGCTGGCCTCCGCAGTCGGGAGCTATGAAGCGTTTCACTACACCGAATCGGTCGAGTTTTGCGGCAAGGTGTGCCATTCGGTTATGAAACCGGAATATGTCGCCTATCAAAATTCGCCCCACGCTCGGGTTGCATGCGTCGAATGCCACGTGGGAACCGGAGCCAGCTGGTATGTGCGATCCAAAATGTCCGGACTCTATCAGGTCTACGCCGTTACATTGGGCGCCGTTCCGAAACCTATCGAAACGCCGATTAAAAATTTACGACCCGCAAGAGAAACCTGCGAGGAATGCCACTGGCCTCAGAAATTCTACGCCCGTAAACTCCGCAACGAACGGCATTATCTTTCGGATTATAACAATTCCGAATGGGATATTACTCTTACAATGAAAATTGGAGCCAATCTGAGCGCGCTCGGCTTGCAGGAAGGCATACACTGGCATATTAATCCCGACATTAAAATCGAATATAAAGCAGCGGACGAAAAACGCCAGTCGATTCCGTGGGTGAAATACACGAACAAAAAAACCGGCAAAGTATTTATTTATAAAGACGAAGACAATCCGCTTTCTCAATCGGAACTCGATACTCTTGAAACCCGTACAATGGATTGCATGGACTGTCACAATCGACCTTCGCACAATTACAGACCGCCTGCGTTTTTCATTAACGATGCAATTACGGCCGGCGACATACCCCGGGATTTACCGATGATTAAATTCGCATCGATGGATATTCTCGGCGAAGACTTTCCGACGACGGATTCGGCTCACAAAGCAATAACGGATTATATTTATACTTTTTACAAGGACAATTATCCCGAAGTATATGCCAATCAAAAAGATAAAATAGATAAAGCCTTAAACGGAATACTGAAAACATTTGACAAAAACATTTTTCCGGAAATGAAAGTCAAATGGTCGGTTTATCCCAACAACATCGGACACCTGGAATTTATGGGGTGCTTCCGCTGTCACAACGACCGTCACAAAACCGACGCGGGCAAGCTTATCAGCAAGGACTGCAACATCTGCCATTCGATTAACGCACAGGGCCCGCCCGACAATCTCGAAGTTGCAGCGGTAAATTCTTCGCTCGAATTCAGACATCCGGGAGAAGACGTCGGCGACCAATGGAAAGAGATGTTGTGCGTCGACTGCCATACCGGTTTGAATCCATAA
- a CDS encoding sensor histidine kinase — translation MKILIAVMTASLIGVAFVQFYLIGKSLKIEEEKFDRNASYALMRATDKLEKRHAAEAVIKKFDDDHFIPPPDFGRDTAFVFEHGDDFDFDINVIVKDDSNRIKINARNIRKLPAHPTALWIQKVDTIIQKKLVANVLKDLLADRDSIENKLNKDEIEKSLKEELSDGSIETDFYFGVHKLNEDRLILVKEGADTTELIKSKYRAPLFPRRIFASPYELIVYFPDKDYYIFKSLALMLAMSFVFIAVIAYAFYLTVRMFIRQKKLTEVKNDLINNITHEFKTPISTISIACEALGDPELAVNEKIVIRYSGIVREENERLKRLVESLLTTAALEKNGGSSLNLVKKEVSIDDVVNECVKSFRERGRADNFSIETIGIPSGITINGDKYHLINVIGNLIDNAIKYNLRAPDIKISVSTNDDYCKVEVKDNGIGIPRNEIDKIFETFYRIPTGNIHNVRGNGLGLSYCKNIVELHGGKIKVESKPNEGSAFIILLPIAGKKS, via the coding sequence GTGAAAATATTGATTGCCGTGATGACCGCTTCGTTAATCGGAGTGGCGTTTGTACAATTTTACCTTATCGGGAAGTCTCTCAAAATTGAAGAGGAAAAATTCGACCGCAACGCCAGTTATGCGCTAATGAGAGCGACGGACAAACTTGAAAAAAGACATGCAGCCGAAGCGGTTATAAAAAAATTCGACGACGATCATTTTATCCCTCCTCCCGATTTCGGAAGAGATACGGCGTTCGTTTTCGAACACGGAGATGACTTCGACTTCGATATAAACGTGATAGTGAAAGACGATTCGAACAGAATTAAGATAAATGCAAGAAACATCCGGAAACTTCCCGCGCATCCTACCGCCCTCTGGATTCAAAAAGTCGATACCATTATTCAAAAAAAACTCGTAGCGAACGTCTTGAAAGATTTGCTGGCAGACAGGGACAGTATCGAAAATAAATTGAACAAGGATGAAATAGAAAAATCTCTTAAAGAAGAATTATCGGACGGTTCGATCGAAACGGATTTTTATTTCGGCGTTCATAAACTTAACGAAGACAGGTTAATTCTTGTTAAAGAAGGCGCGGACACGACCGAACTGATAAAAAGCAAGTACAGAGCGCCTCTGTTCCCGCGCAGAATCTTTGCCTCGCCGTACGAATTGATTGTATATTTCCCCGATAAAGATTATTACATTTTCAAATCCCTCGCTTTAATGCTGGCGATGTCTTTTGTTTTCATTGCGGTTATTGCGTACGCTTTTTATCTAACAGTGCGTATGTTCATAAGGCAGAAGAAATTAACCGAAGTAAAGAACGATTTGATAAACAATATAACGCACGAATTCAAAACGCCGATATCGACAATTTCGATTGCGTGCGAGGCGCTGGGCGACCCCGAACTTGCAGTTAACGAAAAAATAGTAATAAGATATTCCGGTATTGTAAGAGAGGAAAACGAACGTCTAAAGAGACTCGTCGAAAGTTTGCTTACTACCGCAGCGCTCGAAAAAAACGGAGGTTCGTCATTAAACCTCGTTAAGAAAGAAGTCTCCATCGACGACGTCGTCAACGAATGCGTAAAGAGTTTCAGAGAAAGAGGACGCGCGGATAATTTCTCAATCGAAACGATAGGAATTCCTTCCGGTATTACTATTAACGGCGATAAGTACCATTTGATTAATGTAATCGGAAATCTGATCGATAATGCGATCAAGTATAATTTGAGAGCCCCGGATATTAAAATATCGGTTTCGACAAACGACGATTATTGCAAAGTGGAAGTCAAAGATAACGGCATCGGCATACCGCGAAATGAAATCGATAAAATCTTCGAGACATTCTACAGAATTCCCACTGGGAATATTCATAATGTAAGGGGAAACGGACTGGGTCTAAGTTATTGCAAAAATATTGTGGAACTTCACGGCGGGAAAATTAAAGTGGAAAGCAAACCGAACGAAGGAAGCGCGTTCATTATTTTATTGCCAATAGCAGGAAAGAAATCATGA
- a CDS encoding response regulator transcription factor translates to MKKILLVEDDNNLGAILSEFLAFKGFEVSRHINGEDAWKAFNSDKYDICIIDIMMPRMDGFTLAKKIRTAGNVPFLFLTAKSMIEDKIEGFKLGADDYITKPFSMEELMMRINAILNRYNNAAINGSATLGKYVFNYDERILKTEDNIKKLTAKEADLLKILFDNKNKVVEKQFILKKIWGEDSYFAARSMDVYVSKLRNYLKDDNSIEISTLYGTGIKLIVK, encoded by the coding sequence ATGAAAAAAATTCTTCTCGTCGAAGACGACAATAATCTAGGCGCCATTCTTTCGGAATTCTTGGCGTTCAAGGGCTTTGAGGTTAGTCGTCATATTAACGGGGAAGATGCATGGAAAGCTTTTAATTCCGATAAATACGACATCTGTATAATCGATATTATGATGCCAAGAATGGACGGGTTTACTCTGGCAAAGAAAATAAGAACCGCCGGCAATGTCCCTTTCCTTTTTTTGACGGCAAAATCGATGATCGAAGATAAAATAGAAGGATTCAAACTGGGCGCGGACGATTATATTACAAAACCCTTCAGTATGGAAGAGCTGATGATGAGAATTAATGCTATTTTGAACAGATATAATAATGCGGCCATTAACGGCAGCGCTACGCTCGGCAAGTATGTTTTTAATTACGACGAACGCATTCTGAAAACGGAAGACAATATCAAAAAACTGACTGCAAAAGAGGCGGACTTGCTAAAAATTCTTTTCGACAATAAAAACAAGGTAGTCGAAAAACAATTTATCCTGAAAAAAATATGGGGCGAGGATTCCTATTTTGCGGCAAGAAGTATGGACGTATACGTTTCCAAACTCAGAAATTACCTCAAAGACGACAATTCGATAGAAATTTCCACTCTATACGGAACGGGCATTAAATTGATTGTCAAATAA
- the truA gene encoding tRNA pseudouridine(38-40) synthase TruA has product MGRFRLDIEYAGTRYSGWQKQKNGRTIQGKLIEAAEKIFKGERIDIQGSGRTDAGVHALNQVAHLEVKTMLAPEIIKMKLNDLLPADINILEVSKAGKNFHARHDAVSRSYIYQISRRRTAFGKQFVWWIKDELDFEYMKRVGGLFEGMHDFASFADKDSEDKSTKALIESIQFKEVGELILIRIVGSHFLWKMVRRIVGVLAEAGRHKLNENDVESYLNVFSREPAKYTAPPSGLFLEKVIYEKNYQWEELEPVINLIPTIKFGRREK; this is encoded by the coding sequence ATGGGCAGATTCAGACTCGATATAGAATACGCCGGCACGCGTTACAGCGGATGGCAAAAGCAGAAAAACGGCAGGACGATTCAGGGCAAATTGATCGAAGCGGCCGAAAAAATATTTAAGGGCGAAAGAATCGATATTCAGGGGTCGGGCAGAACCGACGCCGGAGTGCATGCGTTGAATCAAGTCGCTCATTTGGAAGTTAAAACGATGCTTGCGCCAGAAATAATAAAAATGAAATTAAACGATTTACTGCCTGCCGACATAAATATACTGGAAGTATCGAAAGCCGGCAAAAATTTCCACGCGCGACACGACGCCGTTTCTCGCAGTTATATCTATCAAATATCAAGAAGAAGAACCGCATTCGGGAAACAATTCGTATGGTGGATTAAAGACGAACTCGATTTCGAGTATATGAAGCGTGTCGGAGGTTTGTTCGAAGGGATGCACGATTTCGCTTCTTTTGCCGATAAAGATTCCGAAGACAAATCCACTAAAGCGCTTATAGAATCGATTCAATTTAAGGAAGTGGGGGAGCTAATCCTGATTCGTATTGTCGGTTCGCATTTTTTATGGAAAATGGTCCGAAGAATCGTAGGAGTTCTTGCCGAAGCGGGACGGCATAAGTTAAACGAGAATGACGTAGAATCATATTTGAATGTTTTTTCGCGCGAACCGGCTAAGTATACCGCCCCGCCGTCGGGACTGTTTCTCGAAAAGGTGATTTATGAAAAAAATTATCAATGGGAAGAATTAGAACCTGTTATTAATCTCATACCGACAATAAAATTCGGAAGGAGGGAAAAATGA
- a CDS encoding mechanosensitive ion channel family protein — protein sequence MSEVIHRYLGIDAATQIKLLSTFILFLILSFIYRIISKYIIGRLDDVKQKYQWRKIALYLNAFIGFLLLLRIWFGTVQGLTTYLGLLSAGVAIAFKDPLVNLGGWIFIVIRKPFRLGDRIQINNVIGDVVDIRIFQFSVMEIGNWVDAEQSTGRIVHIPNSVVFTTPQANYTAGFEYIWDEIPVLVTFESNWKKAKKILEDILDKHTEHFSEAAEKQIKEAAKKYLIYYTKLTPIVYVSVKDSGVMLTLRYLTRTRQRRATENVIWQAILDQFALHNDIDFAYPTQRFYNNLLEGKPGTKPSNQSGE from the coding sequence ATGAGCGAGGTTATTCACAGATATCTCGGAATAGACGCGGCTACTCAAATAAAACTTTTGAGTACGTTTATTTTATTTCTCATCCTTTCTTTTATTTACCGGATAATTTCAAAATATATTATAGGCAGGCTGGACGACGTTAAGCAAAAATATCAATGGCGGAAAATCGCTTTATATCTGAATGCGTTTATTGGTTTCTTATTGTTATTAAGAATTTGGTTCGGTACGGTTCAAGGATTAACTACTTATCTGGGACTCCTTTCGGCGGGCGTTGCAATTGCGTTCAAAGATCCGCTTGTAAATCTCGGCGGCTGGATTTTTATTGTAATAAGAAAACCGTTTAGGCTCGGGGACAGAATTCAAATAAACAATGTTATAGGCGATGTGGTGGATATCAGAATCTTTCAGTTTTCGGTGATGGAAATCGGCAATTGGGTGGACGCCGAACAGAGCACCGGCAGAATAGTGCATATTCCCAACAGCGTTGTTTTTACTACTCCGCAGGCTAATTATACAGCGGGGTTCGAATATATCTGGGACGAAATACCGGTTCTTGTCACTTTCGAAAGTAATTGGAAAAAAGCCAAGAAAATACTCGAAGATATACTCGACAAACATACCGAGCACTTCAGCGAAGCTGCGGAAAAACAGATAAAAGAAGCGGCAAAAAAGTATTTGATTTATTACACCAAACTGACTCCGATTGTTTATGTGTCTGTCAAAGACAGCGGGGTAATGCTTACTTTGAGATATCTTACGCGCACGCGCCAGCGAAGAGCTACGGAAAATGTCATCTGGCAGGCAATACTCGATCAGTTTGCATTGCACAACGACATCGATTTTGCTTATCCCACGCAAAGATTTTATAATAATCTGTTGGAAGGAAAACCCGGTACGAAACCAAGCAATCAATCAGGCGAGTAA
- a CDS encoding DMT family transporter, with protein MKSYWKPLASVVIWGASFIATKYLLDSLKPLTIILARQILAVMLLTVIALKRGRSFKINLRDHSWIFALALIASFHLWIQVTGMQFTSASNTGWIIGITPVFMALLGMIFFREKLTGGQWSGILIAFAGLLLLISNGKISSVSLIENKGDFLILASAFTWSVYSLVGKKITLNYPALMTILYLFLFMSLILAPFTINAENINAIVNLSVESIAALLFLGFFCSGIAYVLWAEAMNEMPSSHVGAFLYIEPFVTVFTAWILLSERISLLTLISGIIIIIGVIIVNRK; from the coding sequence ATGAAATCGTATTGGAAACCCCTTGCGTCTGTAGTTATCTGGGGCGCTTCGTTTATTGCAACCAAATACCTGCTCGACAGTCTGAAACCCCTGACGATCATTCTGGCGCGTCAAATTCTGGCGGTTATGCTGTTGACCGTCATTGCATTGAAAAGAGGAAGAAGCTTCAAAATCAATCTTCGCGACCATTCGTGGATTTTTGCGCTCGCGTTGATCGCTTCTTTTCATTTGTGGATTCAGGTAACGGGAATGCAATTTACTTCAGCCTCCAATACGGGATGGATAATCGGTATAACGCCTGTTTTTATGGCGCTGCTCGGAATGATCTTCTTCCGGGAAAAACTTACCGGCGGGCAGTGGAGCGGTATCTTAATTGCATTTGCCGGTCTGCTTCTTTTGATAAGCAACGGGAAAATTTCATCCGTAAGTTTAATTGAAAATAAAGGAGATTTTTTAATACTTGCCAGCGCATTTACGTGGAGCGTCTATTCGCTTGTGGGAAAAAAAATTACTTTGAATTATCCCGCCTTGATGACAATTCTTTATTTATTCCTTTTTATGTCGCTTATACTTGCACCGTTTACGATTAACGCAGAAAATATTAACGCCATTGTTAATTTATCGGTTGAAAGTATTGCGGCTCTATTGTTTCTCGGATTCTTCTGTTCGGGCATAGCATACGTGCTCTGGGCGGAAGCTATGAACGAAATGCCTTCGTCGCACGTGGGAGCGTTTTTATATATTGAACCGTTCGTTACCGTATTCACGGCTTGGATTCTTCTTTCGGAAAGAATATCTTTATTAACGTTGATAAGCGGAATTATCATTATTATCGGAGTAATCATAGTCAACAGAAAATGA
- a CDS encoding amidohydrolase: MIKNIFVLSVLIGLLFASGCGENKMNDNCDLVLLNGEIYTVNDSIPWAEALAVKGDRIYKVGSNEEIEMYIGDSTAIIDLNGRFVMPGFIDSHAHLIGIGENLIDVDLRDAQNWDEVIAAVAKAASERRPGEWIVGRGWHQEKFDPEPEPNVEGYPVHNALSNAVPYNPVMLVHASGHAVFANAKAMEIAGADTITSNPPGGVIVRDSTGKPIGVFEENAENIIRSAYERYLNDRSLDELNAEVIKKIKFASDLCLKNGVTTLHDAGEDLETIELIKKSVDSNYVKIRLYVMINDALDKLKGKLKDYKLVGYGENRLTVRAIKQYIDGALGSRGAWLLEPYSDLPDSYGSNVTPIKTLDDYCRLAAENGFQMCIHTIGDRGNREALNLYEKYSRQYENFDQMRWRIEHAQHVTPFDIKRFARLNVIAAMQGIHCTSDAPFVIERLGNERAASGAYVWRSMLDRGVVICNGTDAPVESVNPIASFYASVTRKNKDGVGFYTKQKMTREEAIKTYTINGAYAAFEENLKGSLVEGKLADLVVLSNNLMKCSEDDILKTEVVYTIVGGKIVYKK, translated from the coding sequence ATGATTAAAAATATTTTTGTATTATCCGTTTTGATCGGTTTGCTCTTTGCCAGCGGCTGCGGGGAAAATAAAATGAACGACAACTGCGATCTGGTTCTCCTGAACGGAGAAATTTATACGGTCAACGATTCGATTCCCTGGGCGGAAGCCCTCGCCGTTAAAGGAGACAGAATCTATAAAGTCGGGTCGAACGAGGAGATTGAGATGTATATCGGCGATTCGACTGCGATAATAGATCTGAACGGCAGATTCGTTATGCCCGGGTTCATCGACAGTCACGCGCACTTGATTGGAATCGGCGAAAATTTGATCGATGTCGACCTAAGAGACGCCCAAAACTGGGACGAAGTGATTGCCGCCGTGGCAAAAGCAGCTTCGGAACGAAGACCCGGCGAATGGATTGTGGGACGAGGATGGCATCAGGAAAAATTCGATCCCGAGCCCGAGCCGAATGTGGAAGGCTATCCCGTTCATAATGCGCTGAGTAATGCCGTTCCTTATAATCCGGTTATGCTTGTGCACGCCAGCGGACACGCAGTCTTCGCCAATGCAAAGGCAATGGAAATTGCGGGCGCGGATACTATTACGTCAAACCCGCCGGGCGGCGTTATTGTGCGCGATTCTACGGGCAAGCCGATAGGAGTATTCGAAGAAAACGCTGAAAATATAATCAGAAGCGCATACGAAAGATATCTTAACGATAGAAGCCTGGATGAGTTGAACGCAGAGGTAATTAAGAAAATTAAATTCGCTTCCGACCTCTGCTTGAAAAACGGCGTAACTACTTTGCACGATGCCGGAGAAGATCTCGAGACAATAGAGCTTATAAAAAAATCGGTCGACTCGAATTATGTTAAAATCCGTCTCTATGTAATGATAAACGATGCTTTGGATAAATTGAAAGGTAAATTAAAAGATTATAAACTCGTCGGCTACGGGGAGAACCGGTTGACTGTGCGGGCAATAAAACAGTATATCGACGGAGCGCTCGGTTCGCGAGGAGCCTGGCTGCTTGAACCGTACTCGGATTTGCCGGACAGCTACGGCTCGAATGTTACTCCTATTAAAACGCTCGACGACTACTGCAGACTGGCGGCGGAAAACGGCTTCCAAATGTGTATTCATACAATTGGCGACAGGGGCAACCGCGAGGCGCTCAACTTGTATGAAAAGTATTCAAGGCAATATGAAAATTTCGACCAAATGAGATGGCGTATTGAACATGCTCAGCATGTCACGCCGTTCGACATTAAGAGATTTGCGCGCCTGAATGTAATTGCCGCTATGCAAGGAATTCACTGCACTTCCGATGCGCCGTTTGTAATCGAAAGACTCGGGAACGAAAGAGCGGCTTCCGGAGCTTATGTATGGCGCAGCATGCTCGACCGCGGGGTTGTAATTTGCAACGGCACCGACGCTCCGGTTGAATCTGTAAATCCGATAGCTTCGTTTTACGCGTCGGTTACGAGAAAAAACAAAGACGGCGTCGGATTCTATACCAAACAAAAAATGACGCGCGAAGAAGCCATTAAAACCTATACGATTAACGGAGCCTATGCCGCTTTCGAAGAAAATTTGAAAGGCTCGCTCGTAGAAGGAAAACTTGCCGATTTAGTCGTATTGTCGAATAATTTGATGAAGTGCTCCGAGGACGATATTCTTAAGACCGAAGTCGTTTATACGATTGTCGGCGGTAAAATTGTATATAAAAAATAA